One Mycolicibacter sp. MU0083 DNA window includes the following coding sequences:
- the hisI gene encoding phosphoribosyl-AMP cyclohydrolase — MTAGLDPAIAARLKRNAEGLIAAVVQERGSGDLLMVAWMDDAALARTLATREATYFSRSRNEQWIKGATSGNTQYVHSVRLDCDGDAVLLQVDQTGGACHTGDHSCFDADVLLGPAD, encoded by the coding sequence ATGACGGCCGGCCTGGATCCCGCGATCGCGGCCCGGCTCAAGCGCAACGCCGAGGGACTGATCGCCGCGGTGGTCCAGGAACGCGGCAGCGGCGATCTGCTGATGGTCGCCTGGATGGACGACGCCGCACTGGCACGCACCCTGGCGACCCGCGAGGCGACCTACTTCTCGCGTTCCCGCAACGAACAGTGGATCAAGGGCGCGACGTCGGGCAACACCCAGTACGTCCATTCGGTGCGGTTGGACTGTGACGGCGATGCCGTGCTGCTTCAGGTGGATCAGACCGGCGGAGCCTGCCACACCGGCGATCACAGTTGTTTCGATGCCGACGTGTTGCTCGGTCCCGCAGATTGA